GATGACTTTTTGATTTCATTATTCTAAAGAGAAGAAGTAGCCTGAAGTTGCAACCCACCCTGAAGAATCCATGGGTAATTCAACACAGTCATTCACTTTTCCAACAGTGAACAGTCTATTTCTAAGTTAAGTTGTTATACTTCTGAGAATATGGAGgtgaaaaaaggaaatgcaaagccAGATTTGGAGCTTTCCATGTGGAAGATGCAAGAGATCTAAAAGCAGCCATCAAGCCTAATGAATTCCAATTTTGTTTCATGGTAGAATGAGAGGTAGAGGACAGGATTCCTTTCAGCAGGAGCTTGAATGAGGGAGGTCAGGAAGGGGGGagagcagacttcccactggtAGAGGCCTATGTGAATCTGGGATCTCCAACTGCGTACTTCCTGGAAACATTAAATTGCAATGGTTGGTTGCATATTTGAACATCGAGGCACAGGACTGAATGTCCTTCCTTCTGAGTTGAGTATGAAATGAGAAGATGCCCTGAAGCTCAGGAGATCCTTCAACTTTTGAggctgagaaaaagaagaagagcctGCAAGGGGCACAGAGATAGTGCAGCTGGTGTAGGTGGGACACAACTAGGGAAGATCGATCTTCAGAAAGGATGGAAGAAGAGAAGCTTGAGAATTTCCCAAGATGAGCCTTAAGGAGTAATTTATGACATGTGCTATAGGATTGAGCACTGCTTCTGGATTCTGCTACGAATCTAGTTGTTTCCTCCTGAGAAACACTCTTGAGCTCTCTgaaactcagtttcctcaaatgtaAAGTAGGATAGGAATATTCCAAGAGTTGTTGTCAAAATAGCAAAGTAGCACATCTTCCATTGAGTGAGAGTTTAACAGATGAtgactgttttcttctttttttcatagaaatcaATAAGAGAATAATGAGCTTCTCCTAGCCTTCTCTCTATAAGCAACTAAAACTGCTGATGGTCTAAATACCCAAATGAGAACAGGTGGGTCATCATTTGTATGTTATTATATCCACAATAATGTACATATGCACTATATATAGGTACATATCCCCTATACATTCTGATACAGTacattctcccttcctccctattTCCCTAGACCCCATCCTTTCCCTCCCGAATTACAGtttccctccccccgccccacccagtGTAGAAACCCCCAGTGAGTTCTGCTCTCCTTGTTTACTTCTTAAGAGCGTCTCCTGCCCATTCACACAGCTGCTTCCTTTTCCGTTGCGGTTTCTCTCTGGCAATGGTATTTCCCATTACAAAGCCACCAAGTAAGAGCAAAAGTTGTTTGAAATTTCTAGGTTTTTTGGAAACTCTCGTAGGAGAAGAattgttctcttctttctcctggtGACTATTTTTGGACCAAAGGGAATGTCCCTGGTGCAGAAATGTAAGTGTAGCTGTagtaaaaaggaaacagaagcaggAGACTGGTGTTCGGTGGCCCTGCACAATATTTACAAGGGATGAGTGCCCCCTCGTGGCTCCAGGGGACTAACACAGTGAGCAAGGGTGGAAAGGCGGCTTATGTTCTTTGTATAAATCTGTCTGCTGGTTGGAGATTTTTCCTCCAGAGtaaaaaaagtctctttttctGGAATTAACTGACTTTGCAAGTATAATAAGCCAATCATAGTGGCTTTTATGACCTTTTACAAAAATACACTTTCTAAAAAGAGAAGGTATGTTCACAGCAAAAGTGTGCAGATTGCTACATGTTTCACATCCTTTCTGCTTCTGTATCTTCATAGTCTCTCCCATTATCATTACAATTGCTTCCAAGGTGTAACAAGTAGTTTTAGGGTTGTGAACAAATCTTTAGCATTACAAGGTTTGTGGTACTCTGAAGCCCAGCCTTTTAGGGGTCTAACAAAACCTTAGTCCTCAGTATTTATTGTCTCTCATTGGATTTTACTGGGCATCATTCATGAAGCATGGAATTTGTGGAAGATACACAAAATGTCTGCAAGAGAGAGTCACAAACCTAGGGCTAACAAGAATAATCTAGAATTGGAGGACTTGCTCTCCatcatttcctggatctgaaagTCACACTGGCAGAGGTGTTTTGCATACTTGTGAGCTGCCATTGTCTATCTAGACGACATTGCTGATATTTGAGCCTCCTTGTGAGGTGGGATTTGGAAATTTAATACAAATAGGTTATATGGTATGATTGAATTCTGCTAACTTTATTCCACATATCAGTAATTCTATCTAGggctaaagagaaaaaattattttgaaaataacttgATGAGAATCTGGTAGGAGGGGaagtcaaaaattattttctcttcaaagCCACATTAATtcaacacattaaaaacaaatgttaagtaaagaaattactttttcaaTTGCTTTAGTAATTGGAAGTGATTCTAAATATTTAAGTACATTGACATCATTATTATGTCTTTCTAGAAATTGTTAATTTGCATATGtactttttatatttcaattgGGTGAGTAAAAATTAGAAGTTGCTAATCAAATCTAGTTATCCAGTGAAGCATCAGTACCCCCAAATTTAACTTTCAGGGTTAAATTTTTAGTCATTCTACACCCCAGTTGAATAAACAGCaaaatttatactttctttttttatgtataaagCAGGGGTATAAACacagcataaatatatatactgtatatctGTGTTACTAAGTTTTCATGGAAGGTTCCATTACATAAATAATCAAAGACTCTTAAGAAAAGaggcaataaaataataaatggttgAAAAACCCATGCTCTAACCCAAGTAGAAAGTgcataaaggaaaggaaaagcagaagtagaaagtgagggagaTGTTCAGAAATTGAAAACTCTTCTATTCCCTACTTAAGCCCCACGCACAagggaagatgctcagagaagctggagccgcggttcccacacttgcccagcgcagccaggcccacagcccctgcaggatccccgatggccctgccctgctccttctcggtggccctgttgctgctcagctgccactccctgtgctgtctggcttgccacctgcccgacacccacggcctgcgcaactggagggtcctgacgctcctgggacagatgaggagactctccgccggctcttgtgaccactacaccaatgactttgccttccccaaggagctgtttgatggccagcggctccaggaggcgcaggccctctctgtggtccacgtgatgacccagaaggtcttccacctcttctgcccggacacgtcctctgctccttggaacatgactctcctggaggaactgtgctcggggctctctgagcagctggatgacctggaggcctgtcccctgcaggaggcggggctggccgagacccccctcatgcatgaggactccaccctgaggacctacttccaaaggatctccctctacctgcaagacaggaaccacagcccgtgtgcctgggagatggtccgagcagaaatcgggagatccttcttctcctcgacaatcttgcaagaaagaatcaggaggaaGGAATGAGACCAGGTTCAACATGGAAATGATTCCCTCTGACAAATGATATCACACTTACCCTGTTCTGCTGTGTCAAACTCATTTCTGCTGTAACAGTGACATGAACAAAATCAATTTGTCaagagttttcaaaaatattaagcaaTCCATGTCAACTCTACAAGCACTAGTGGCTACAGATGACCATGCtgatgtatatttatgtatttatatatttatttatgtaaattttataatatttatattttttcatataatattaTTTGCACCTTTACGTGGTGGCTATATAATAAAACATTCTTTGCATTTAATCagtttatcattatttttctttattggacTTTTCCTAtggcaaatgttttaaaagactACCATCATACATGGTCTGGTCAGTACCTAACAAGATACCAAGATACGAATTCCATAGGGCCGAAGGAGCCTGCCCCCCTGTGTAAGGAAAGGAGGGTGAAAACTGAGTCCAGGAGCAAGGCCAGGGTTTGTTCCTCAGACAGAGAAGACCAATGTTCATATACTAAAACGGATGTTTGCGCAGGTGCATGTGTCCGAGTCCTTGCAAACCTGCACCACAGAGATGTTTCGCGTGTAACGGGTGGGTATCCACGCGGACGGCCGCCTCGGGAGTTCACTGGGAAAACCAACTTCTATTGCAAAACTATTCCTTTGGATCGATGATGACGTCTTCTTAGataatagaaaatgtaaatgaaaaccacaataggGAAGTAAAAGCAGAGGGTACAAAATGAAAACGTCTGTGTTCCGTCTTTGAAAGCCCTGCTCCGGCTGCCTGTCCAGAgccaggccccggcccccgcggaCGCCCCCGCTCAGCCAGGCCCGCAGCCCCTCGCCgcgccggcccccgcgccccctgctGCCCGCCCTGCTGCCGCCCACCCGGGGCCCTGCCCGGAGCCAGGCGCCGGCAGCGGGGAGCACGTCGTGCCTCTGGGCCAAACGAGGAGCCTGTCCCCTGTCCCTTTTCGTGTGCCCGCAGGACAGAGAAGCCTGCAGATCCCCGGGACGTGGCGGAGGGCGGCCGGCTCCCCGGGGCCCAGGCCGCCCGGGGCCAGCGCGCGCTGCTCCCGCAGACCGCCCGCCTCCGCAGCCGCGCCCCGGGCCCTGGAGGCGCCCCCGGGACGCACCGCGCTCCGGCCTCACCCGCAGCTGGCAGCGCTGGgcgcctgggggctgggggctgggggctgcaggcGGGGGCGCGGGAGCGCAGGCCCCACCCGGCCCCAAGAGGCCCTTCTGGGACCTGCGTCTCTACCTGCGTCTCTACCTGGCAGGGAAGCAGCAGGGCGCAAAGCAGGAGATCCTTGTCTTCTGGGGCAAACTTGTAAGACAGGTTAGGACTAAGGATGGACATCCATGaagtcaagagaaacaaaagcaaaaatgaactcttgggacttcatcaagataagaagctctgcacagcaaaggatacagtcaacaaaactaaaagacaacctacagaatgggagaagatatttgcaaatgacatatcagataaagggctagtttccaagatctataaagaacttattaaactcaactcaaagaaacaaacaatccaatcatgaaatgggcaaaagacataaacggaaatctcacagaggaagacacagacatggccaacaagcacaggagaaaatgctccgcatcacttgccatcagggaaatacaaatcaaaaccacaatgagataccacctcacaccagtgagaatggggaacattaacaagacaggaaacaacaaatgttggagaggatgcggagaaaagggaaccctcttgcactgttggtgggaatgtgaactggtacagccactctggaaaactgtgtggaggttcctcaaagagttaaaaatagacctgccctacgacccagcaattgcactgctggggatttaccccaaagatacagatgcagtaaaatgccgggacacctgcaccccgatgtttctagcagcaatgtccacaatagccaaactgtggagggagccttggtgtccatcgaaagatgaatggataaagaagatgtggtctatgtatacaatggaatattactcagccattagaaacgacaaatacccaccatttacttcaatgtggatggaactggagggtattatgctgagtgaaataagtcaatcggaaaaggacaaacattatatggtctcattcatttggggaatataaaaaatagtgaaagggaataaagaggaaaggagagaaaatgagtgggaaatataacagggagacagaacatgagagactcctaactctgggaaatgaacaagggatagtggaaggggaggtgggcagggggtgggggtgactgggtgacgggcattgaggggggcactagatgggatgagcactgggtgttattctatatgttggcaaattgaaatccaataaaaaaaataaaggactaagGATGGAGACGTGGGCTCCCTGTGACAGGACTGTGGCTGATGGATGTGCCGTATCTCCCCCGCACGAACGTCGGGGACTGCAAGAGGCTCCCATTCCTGCTTTAGTAGAGATGTTATAGAATTtatctcaacaaatattttgtgaATAGTATGAAGCAAGAATATGTAAAAACTCCAGCCTCAGAACCATCAATCCCTAAGAGATGACTACCCTAATGGtttgtttcttgtatttatttttacttacttattcatttcTTGTTTCATCTATCATGCTTATAGAAttcagaaattatatataatgaacTGTTCATCTTTACACtgcattaaaatttagaaaacatattCACCTTTCCATGTTATTAAATTTGcacttttgttttatatattaaatacttattaaagaaaacttcttaaaaaaataaagaaaacttcttGAATTCTTTGTTCTAAAACCAAAGTCCAAATAGTTTTGTAAATGTTATTGAAGAATAGatagtaaaatttatttactaattcCTTCCATTCAGAGTATATGTCAAAATAGAACATCTAAATGAAAAATGTGTAATGTAGTCAAGAAGTAGAGGTGAATTGGGGCCTAGCCGCTCTGTCAGTAGAGAGGCAACTGTTGGTCTCAGGACTGTGAGTTCAATccccatggtgggtgtagagattacttacaaataaaatcctttaaaaaaaaatgaaaaaagaagtgcctgagtgtctcattcagttaagcatcaaactcttgattttagctcaggtcatgatctcagggtcatgagattaagccccaggtcagtctccatgctcagcagagagtctgcttgagattcctccctctccctctgtccctccctatcccaaataaataagtaaataaatctttatttaaaaagaaaaaaaaacgctTAGAGGTAAATAAAGCACATGTAGTTCCTATTGTGTTGATACTTAGTCTGACACAGAAGGAGACATAAAAATGGTACTAATGTTTATCTTACTTCAGTTCTGTTAAAACTACaaagagaagcaaaggaaaataatgttCTTACACAAgaaactttacttttattttttattttttttagagagggaggggtcggtagggtcagaaggagagggagagagggaacctCCAGAGGTTCCACACCCGGcacagagcctgatttggggctagatctcagaatcctgagatggtgacctgagccaaaatcaagagtcagatgcctaaccgactgagccacccaggcccctgacACAAGAAACTTTAGCTAGAAATAATgctagaaaggaaaaataatattagatGTCCTTTCTAAGGTGCCTGGGAGACATATAAATGATGAAGTCTTACTGGCAGTTGGGAATGTGGTTCTGGAATTTAGAAAAATGCCATGAGGAAGGTGTCAATTTGGGATTCCTTATTGCATATCTGGGAATGAGACATGGGAGTGGAGGTCGTCACTTCTACATAGAGAGCACAATGAGACGAGGACCTACATGTGCTCCTCCTGCAGACCCTCAACATTGTAAGGTCAGGCACAGGAGAGTCTGACAAGGGCATTGAGGGGAGTGGCCAGCACAGTGGGAATgacacacggggtgggggggaggacacATGGGGAGAGAGTCTCCTACAGGGAAGAAGGCCAGAGTGGTGCTTGCAGGGCAGCTGCAGATGATCTGTCTCAGGGTGTCTGCAAACAGACGCCACTGGTGACTTGCG
This sequence is a window from Canis aureus isolate CA01 chromosome 10, VMU_Caureus_v.1.0, whole genome shotgun sequence. Protein-coding genes within it:
- the LOC144321722 gene encoding interferon alpha-1/2-like; this translates as MALPCSFSVALLLLSCHSLCCLACHLPDTHGLRNWRVLTLLGQMRRLSAGSCDHYTNDFAFPKELFDGQRLQEAQALSVVHVMTQKVFHLFCPDTSSAPWNMTLLEELCSGLSEQLDDLEACPLQEAGLAETPLMHEDSTLRTYFQRISLYLQDRNHSPCAWEMVRAEIGRSFFSSTILQERIRRKE